A genomic region of Equus caballus isolate H_3958 breed thoroughbred chromosome 1, TB-T2T, whole genome shotgun sequence contains the following coding sequences:
- the LPCAT4 gene encoding lysophospholipid acyltransferase LPCAT4 isoform X1, protein MSQGSPGDWAPLDPTPGPSAPPNPFVHELHLSRLQRVKFCLLGALLAPIRVLLAFIVLFLLWPFAWLQVAGLTEEQLQEPITGWRKTVCHNGVLGLSRLLFFLLGFLRIRVRGQRASCLQAPVLVAAPHSTFFDPIVLLPCDLPKVVSRAENLSVPVIGALLRFNQAILVSRHDPASRRRVVEEVRRRATSGGKWPQVLFFPEGTCSNKKALLKFKPGAFIAGVPVQPVLIRYPNSLDTTSWAWRGPGVLKVLWLTASQPCSIVDVEFLPVYHPSLEESRDPTLYANNVQRVMAQALGIPATECEFVGSLPVIVVGRLKVALEPQLWELRRVLRKAGLSPGCVDAGAEPGRSRMISQEEFARQLQLSDPQTVAGAFSYFQQDANGLVDFRDVALALAALDGNRSLEELTCLAFELFAEEQTEGPTRLLYRDGFSTILHLLLGSPRPAAVTLHAELCQAGSCQGLSLCQFQDFSLRDPLHEKLFSTYLRPSQIPNASSPGSPTARANGTVQAPKQKGD, encoded by the exons ATGAGCCAGGGAAGTCCGGGGGACTGGGCCCCCCTCGACCCCACCCCCGGACCCTCAGCGCCCCCCAACCCCTTCGTGCATGAGTTACATCTCTCCCGCCTCCAGAGGGTTAAG TTCTGCCTCCTGGGAGCATTGCTGGCCCCCATCCGAGTGCTTCTGGCCTTTATCGTCCTCTTTCTCCTCTGGCCCTTTGCCTGGCTGCAAGTAGCTGGTCTCACTGAGGAGCAGCTTCAGGAACCAATTACAGGATGGAGGAA GACCGTGTGCCACAACGGGGTGCTGGGTCTCAGCCGCCTGCTCTTTTTCCTGCTGGGCTTCCTCCGGATTCGCGTTCGGGGCCAGCGGGCCTCATGCCTTCAAGCCCCTGTGCTTGTTGCTGCCCCCCACTCTACTTTCTTTGACCCCATTGTTCTGCTGCCCTGTGACCTGCCCAAGGTTGTGTCCCGAGCTGAAAACCTTTCCGTGCCTGTCATTGGAG CCCTTCTTCGCTTCAACCAAGCCATCCTAGTGTCCCGTCATGACCCGGCTTCTCGGCGCAGGGTGGTAGAGGAGGTCCGAAGACGGGCTACGTCAGGAGGCAAGTGGCCCCAG GTCCTGTTCTTTCCTGAGGGCACCTGTTCCAACAAGAAGGCTTTGCTTAAATTCAAGCCAG GAGCCTTCATCGCAGGGGTGCCTGTGCAGCCTGTCCTCATCCGCTACCCCAACAGTCTG GACACCACCAGCTGGGCATGGAGGGGCCCTGGAGT ACTCAAAGTCCTTTGGCTCACAGCCTCTCAGCCCTGCAGCATCGTGGATGTGGAG ttCCTCCCTGTGTACCACCCCAGCCTGGAGGAGAGCAGGGACCCCACCCTCTATGCAAACAATGTCCAGAGGGTGATGGCACA GGCCCTGGGCATTCCAGCCACCGAGTGTGAGTTTGTAGGGAGCTTGCCTGTGATTGTGGTGGGCCGGCTGAAGGTAGCATTGGAGCCACAGCTCTGGGAACTGAGAAGGGTGCTTCGGAAGGCTGG GCTGTCCCCTGGCTGTGTGGACGCTGGAGCAGAGCCAGGCCGGAGTCGAATGATCAGCCAGGAAGAGTTTGCCAGGCAGCTACAGCTCTCTGACCCACAGACGGTGGCCGGTGCCTTCAGCTACTTCCAGCAG GATGCTAATGGTTTGGTGGACTTCCGGGATGTGGCCCTTGCATTGGCAGCTCTGGATGGGAACAGGAGCCTGGAGGAACTGACTTGCCTGGCCTTTGAG cTGTTCGCTGAGGAGCAAACAGAGGGACCCACCCGCCTGCTGTACAGAGACGGCTTCAGCACCATCCTACACCTCCTGCTGGGGTCACCTCGCCCTGCTGCTGTAACTTTGCATGCTGAGCTGTGCCAGGCAGGATCCTGCCAAGGCCTCTCCCTCT GTCAGTTCCAGGACTTCTCCCTCCGTGACCCGCTCCATGAGAAGCTCTTCAGCACCTACCTGCGCCCCTCCCAGATACCAAATGCCTCATCCCCAGGCAGCCCCACTGCTCGGGCCAACGGGACTGTGCAGGCACCCAAGCAGAAGGGCGACTGA
- the LPCAT4 gene encoding lysophospholipid acyltransferase LPCAT4 isoform X2, whose product MEWDVGEEEEAPVAHSTSSTVVDTFTRFCLLGALLAPIRVLLAFIVLFLLWPFAWLQVAGLTEEQLQEPITGWRKTVCHNGVLGLSRLLFFLLGFLRIRVRGQRASCLQAPVLVAAPHSTFFDPIVLLPCDLPKVVSRAENLSVPVIGALLRFNQAILVSRHDPASRRRVVEEVRRRATSGGKWPQVLFFPEGTCSNKKALLKFKPGAFIAGVPVQPVLIRYPNSLDTTSWAWRGPGVLKVLWLTASQPCSIVDVEFLPVYHPSLEESRDPTLYANNVQRVMAQALGIPATECEFVGSLPVIVVGRLKVALEPQLWELRRVLRKAGLSPGCVDAGAEPGRSRMISQEEFARQLQLSDPQTVAGAFSYFQQDANGLVDFRDVALALAALDGNRSLEELTCLAFELFAEEQTEGPTRLLYRDGFSTILHLLLGSPRPAAVTLHAELCQAGSCQGLSLCQFQDFSLRDPLHEKLFSTYLRPSQIPNASSPGSPTARANGTVQAPKQKGD is encoded by the exons ATGGAGTGGGacgtgggggaggaggaagaagctcCTGTAGCCCACTCTACATCAAGCACTGTGGTGGACACTTTCACACGG TTCTGCCTCCTGGGAGCATTGCTGGCCCCCATCCGAGTGCTTCTGGCCTTTATCGTCCTCTTTCTCCTCTGGCCCTTTGCCTGGCTGCAAGTAGCTGGTCTCACTGAGGAGCAGCTTCAGGAACCAATTACAGGATGGAGGAA GACCGTGTGCCACAACGGGGTGCTGGGTCTCAGCCGCCTGCTCTTTTTCCTGCTGGGCTTCCTCCGGATTCGCGTTCGGGGCCAGCGGGCCTCATGCCTTCAAGCCCCTGTGCTTGTTGCTGCCCCCCACTCTACTTTCTTTGACCCCATTGTTCTGCTGCCCTGTGACCTGCCCAAGGTTGTGTCCCGAGCTGAAAACCTTTCCGTGCCTGTCATTGGAG CCCTTCTTCGCTTCAACCAAGCCATCCTAGTGTCCCGTCATGACCCGGCTTCTCGGCGCAGGGTGGTAGAGGAGGTCCGAAGACGGGCTACGTCAGGAGGCAAGTGGCCCCAG GTCCTGTTCTTTCCTGAGGGCACCTGTTCCAACAAGAAGGCTTTGCTTAAATTCAAGCCAG GAGCCTTCATCGCAGGGGTGCCTGTGCAGCCTGTCCTCATCCGCTACCCCAACAGTCTG GACACCACCAGCTGGGCATGGAGGGGCCCTGGAGT ACTCAAAGTCCTTTGGCTCACAGCCTCTCAGCCCTGCAGCATCGTGGATGTGGAG ttCCTCCCTGTGTACCACCCCAGCCTGGAGGAGAGCAGGGACCCCACCCTCTATGCAAACAATGTCCAGAGGGTGATGGCACA GGCCCTGGGCATTCCAGCCACCGAGTGTGAGTTTGTAGGGAGCTTGCCTGTGATTGTGGTGGGCCGGCTGAAGGTAGCATTGGAGCCACAGCTCTGGGAACTGAGAAGGGTGCTTCGGAAGGCTGG GCTGTCCCCTGGCTGTGTGGACGCTGGAGCAGAGCCAGGCCGGAGTCGAATGATCAGCCAGGAAGAGTTTGCCAGGCAGCTACAGCTCTCTGACCCACAGACGGTGGCCGGTGCCTTCAGCTACTTCCAGCAG GATGCTAATGGTTTGGTGGACTTCCGGGATGTGGCCCTTGCATTGGCAGCTCTGGATGGGAACAGGAGCCTGGAGGAACTGACTTGCCTGGCCTTTGAG cTGTTCGCTGAGGAGCAAACAGAGGGACCCACCCGCCTGCTGTACAGAGACGGCTTCAGCACCATCCTACACCTCCTGCTGGGGTCACCTCGCCCTGCTGCTGTAACTTTGCATGCTGAGCTGTGCCAGGCAGGATCCTGCCAAGGCCTCTCCCTCT GTCAGTTCCAGGACTTCTCCCTCCGTGACCCGCTCCATGAGAAGCTCTTCAGCACCTACCTGCGCCCCTCCCAGATACCAAATGCCTCATCCCCAGGCAGCCCCACTGCTCGGGCCAACGGGACTGTGCAGGCACCCAAGCAGAAGGGCGACTGA